From the Selenomonas timonae genome, one window contains:
- a CDS encoding DUF4367 domain-containing protein, protein MKKYGMKHILMAGAIVSALLMGGSSAQAMPSPLVEYTSVRDAWAVVGLPVYTPTILPVGYVQKEIIVIDKSLAEIFYRNDAGKEILFRMAKGDADISGDNNIYEVNQVVQVGRQYIRVKGTEKLVSLALWSRGGYTFSISFEEPVSIEAVQAIVSTIAWN, encoded by the coding sequence ATGAAAAAATATGGAATGAAACACATTTTGATGGCGGGTGCTATCGTGTCTGCCCTCCTCATGGGCGGCAGCAGTGCACAGGCAATGCCCTCACCGCTCGTCGAGTACACGAGCGTGCGCGATGCGTGGGCGGTTGTGGGACTTCCCGTCTACACGCCGACCATTCTGCCCGTCGGCTACGTGCAGAAGGAGATCATCGTCATCGACAAGAGCCTTGCCGAGATCTTCTACCGCAACGACGCGGGCAAGGAAATCCTCTTCCGCATGGCGAAGGGCGACGCGGACATCAGCGGCGACAATAACATCTACGAAGTGAATCAGGTCGTGCAGGTTGGACGACAGTACATCCGCGTCAAGGGCACGGAAAAACTCGTCAGCCTCGCCCTCTGGTCACGCGGCGGCTACACCTTCTCCATTTCGTTTGAAGAACCCGTTTCCATCGAAGCCGTACAGGCAATCGTCAGCACGATCGCGTGGAACTAA
- the tnpA gene encoding IS200/IS605 family transposase, with translation MNDVKSLSHSKWRCKYHIVFAPKYRRQVIYNQIKVDIGKILRDLCERKGVEILEAECCPDHIHMLVTIPPHMSVSGFMGYLKSKSSLMVFDRHANLKYKYGNRHFWCRGYYVDTVGKYENVIKNYIKNQLQEDIMADQLSLKEFVDPFTGSRSEKGK, from the coding sequence ATGAATGACGTAAAAAGTTTATCACATAGTAAATGGAGATGTAAATATCATATCGTGTTTGCCCCGAAATATCGACGGCAAGTAATTTACAACCAAATTAAGGTCGACATCGGAAAGATCCTACGAGATCTTTGTGAACGCAAAGGTGTAGAAATCTTGGAGGCAGAGTGTTGCCCAGACCATATCCATATGCTGGTGACCATACCGCCGCATATGAGTGTCTCTGGGTTTATGGGCTACTTGAAAAGTAAAAGTAGCTTGATGGTGTTTGACCGACACGCGAACCTGAAGTACAAATACGGGAATCGACATTTTTGGTGTCGCGGATATTATGTCGATACTGTTGGGAAATATGAAAATGTAATCAAGAATTATATCAAGAATCAGTTACAGGAGGATATTATGGCAGATCAACTAAGCTTAAAGGAGTTTGTTGACCCGTTTACGGGTAGCAGGAGTGAAAAAGGCAAATAA
- a CDS encoding DNA polymerase family A protein has protein sequence MTKKWERIETFGGKLVENIIQATARDLLVCAMKSLRDKGFHIVMHGHDEIVLEVPYGVSSVEEICSIMAENPPWAKGLPLKADGYECEFYRKD, from the coding sequence ATGACGAAGAAATGGGAGAGGATAGAGACGTTCGGCGGAAAACTGGTCGAGAATATCATACAGGCGACGGCACGCGATCTGCTCGTCTGTGCAATGAAAAGCTTGCGGGACAAGGGCTTTCATATTGTCATGCATGGCCATGACGAAATTGTACTCGAAGTCCCATACGGCGTTTCATCGGTGGAGGAGATATGCTCCATCATGGCTGAGAATCCACCGTGGGCAAAGGGGCTGCCGCTCAAGGCGGATGGGTATGAGTGCGAATTTTATCGGAAGGACTGA
- a CDS encoding nucleotidyl transferase AbiEii/AbiGii toxin family protein: MNNAMQLKAAINKMAKEKHIPSQLVMQNYMLERLLERIAHSRYQGNFILKGGLLIASMVGLHSRATMDMDATIQNHPVNENSIKKMFEEIVTIPIDDDITFSFQDVGEIRKNDAYGGYRISLTANFLPMRVPLKLDITTGDKITPKAVEYKYPMMFNDGTLEIFAYNLETILAEKLETVFFRGDQNTRPRDFYDIFILSKLKGDQISRTVLGHAVSETAQKRNSGMLRNR; this comes from the coding sequence TTGAATAATGCAATGCAGTTAAAGGCCGCCATCAATAAAATGGCAAAAGAAAAACACATCCCTTCCCAACTCGTGATGCAAAACTATATGTTGGAGCGGCTGCTGGAACGCATCGCCCATTCAAGATATCAAGGAAACTTCATCCTAAAGGGCGGACTGCTGATTGCCTCGATGGTTGGTCTCCATTCCCGTGCCACAATGGATATGGATGCCACCATCCAAAATCACCCCGTGAACGAGAACAGCATAAAGAAAATGTTTGAGGAGATTGTCACTATCCCCATTGATGACGATATAACCTTCAGTTTTCAGGACGTTGGAGAAATCCGAAAGAATGATGCATACGGAGGTTATCGCATATCGCTGACGGCAAACTTCCTCCCTATGAGAGTCCCTCTGAAGCTCGATATTACAACAGGCGACAAGATTACCCCGAAGGCAGTCGAATACAAATATCCCATGATGTTCAATGACGGCACATTGGAAATCTTTGCTTACAACCTTGAGACGATCCTTGCCGAGAAGTTGGAAACTGTATTTTTCCGTGGAGATCAAAATACGCGGCCAAGAGACTTTTACGATATCTTTATCCTGAGCAAGCTGAAGGGCGATCAGATCAGTCGAACCGTTTTGGGTCACGCGGTATCCGAAACTGCACAAAAGCGCAATTCCGGTATGTTAAGGAATCGCTGA
- a CDS encoding secretion protein HlyD — translation MEEANRTHSKSYVEDLPTKSGQKRCAKVAVLNLSVLP, via the coding sequence ATTGAGGAGGCAAACCGGACGCATAGCAAAAGCTATGTGGAGGATTTGCCGACAAAAAGCGGGCAAAAAAGATGCGCTAAGGTGGCGGTGCTGAATTTATCAGTGCTTCCTTAA
- a CDS encoding VOC family protein — protein MKLEHIAMYVNDLEAAKDFFVKYLNGKANNGYHNKNTGFRSYFISFDDGARLEIMKKPEMADDKKVLARTGFIHVAFSVGSKEAVDSLTARMKADGYEVISGPRTTGDGYYESCIIGIEGNQIEITV, from the coding sequence ATGAAGCTTGAGCATATTGCAATGTATGTGAATGATTTGGAGGCCGCCAAGGATTTCTTCGTAAAATATCTGAACGGCAAGGCTAACAATGGCTACCACAACAAGAACACGGGTTTCCGATCTTATTTCATATCTTTTGATGATGGAGCGAGATTGGAAATTATGAAAAAGCCAGAAATGGCAGATGACAAGAAGGTTCTCGCCAGAACAGGATTTATTCATGTGGCTTTTAGCGTTGGCAGCAAAGAAGCGGTTGATTCCCTTACCGCTCGTATGAAAGCCGACGGCTACGAAGTCATCAGCGGACCTCGTACTACGGGAGATGGATATTACGAGAGCTGCATAATTGGTATTGAAGGAAATCAAATTGAGATAACTGTGTAA
- the argR gene encoding arginine repressor: protein MKSRRHDLIKKIIGEEIIETQEALAEALRARHMRVTQATISRDIKELFLIKVPAEGGRYRYAVSPHENVRFSEGRMKRLFKDNVIFSDFSENIVVVKTIPGAASTVGAALDASDWTEIIGTVAGDDSIFVLVKPREAAETIVERIREMIR, encoded by the coding sequence ATGAAAAGTCGACGCCACGACCTCATCAAGAAAATCATCGGAGAGGAAATCATCGAGACACAGGAAGCGCTCGCCGAGGCGTTGCGTGCGCGTCATATGCGCGTCACGCAGGCGACCATCTCACGCGATATCAAGGAGCTTTTCCTCATCAAGGTGCCTGCGGAGGGTGGGCGCTATCGCTATGCCGTGTCTCCGCACGAGAACGTGCGCTTCTCCGAGGGGCGGATGAAGCGCCTCTTCAAGGACAACGTGATCTTTTCGGATTTCAGTGAAAACATCGTCGTTGTCAAGACCATCCCAGGGGCGGCGTCAACGGTCGGGGCGGCACTCGATGCCTCGGACTGGACGGAGATCATCGGTACAGTTGCGGGTGACGACAGCATCTTTGTGCTTGTCAAGCCGCGAGAGGCGGCAGAGACGATCGTCGAACGCATTCGCGAGATGATACGCTGA
- a CDS encoding NAD(+)/NADH kinase, translated as MMTVAVFPNLIKPETGAVLRRIRDFLAARGARIMLPRVRAAEFGMEDCGVDGIETLPADFALSLGGDGTLLGICRRYAANPVPVCGINMGTLGFMADIEQNELEQRLEKLCAGDYHVEWRPFLAGYVTKPDGTEHFLGHAINDIVVMKGDVARIISLALQVNDTPLVECKADGFIVATPTGSTAYSLSAGGPIMNPMVKGIVLTPICPHTLNIRPLIIREEDAVHIHLIDTRQSIIVTLDGQETTPIHPDDTVTVKCSDVRAGIIKFEDKDYYQILRTKLWRNC; from the coding sequence TTGATGACCGTTGCGGTTTTTCCGAATCTGATCAAGCCCGAGACGGGCGCAGTTCTGCGGCGCATTCGTGATTTTCTGGCTGCGCGCGGTGCAAGGATCATGTTGCCACGCGTGCGTGCGGCGGAGTTTGGCATGGAGGATTGCGGCGTGGACGGGATTGAGACCCTGCCCGCCGACTTTGCGCTCAGCCTCGGCGGCGACGGGACTCTCCTTGGCATCTGCCGTAGATATGCAGCAAACCCCGTGCCCGTCTGCGGTATCAACATGGGGACGCTCGGCTTTATGGCGGACATCGAGCAGAATGAGCTTGAGCAGCGCCTTGAAAAACTCTGTGCGGGGGATTACCACGTCGAGTGGCGCCCGTTTCTCGCGGGCTATGTCACGAAGCCGGATGGTACGGAGCATTTCCTCGGGCATGCAATCAACGACATCGTCGTCATGAAGGGCGATGTGGCGCGCATCATCTCGCTCGCACTGCAGGTCAACGATACGCCTCTCGTCGAGTGCAAGGCGGACGGCTTCATTGTTGCCACGCCAACGGGCTCTACGGCGTACTCGCTCTCGGCGGGCGGGCCTATCATGAACCCAATGGTGAAGGGGATCGTCCTCACGCCGATCTGCCCGCATACGCTGAACATCCGCCCGCTCATCATACGCGAGGAAGATGCCGTGCATATCCACCTCATCGATACGCGGCAGAGCATCATCGTCACTCTCGACGGACAGGAGACGACGCCGATCCATCCAGACGACACCGTCACCGTCAAATGCTCGGATGTGCGCGCGGGCATCATCAAATTCGAGGACAAGGACTACTATCAGATCCTGCGTACGAAACTTTGGAGAAACTGCTAG
- a CDS encoding type IV toxin-antitoxin system AbiEi family antitoxin domain-containing protein, producing the protein MTQQAAIMNLVHKNNGMLTTAKAVSSGISRSMLAHLVKRGHLLRPARGVYTLPEIWEDEFLNLQTRFKRGVFSHETALFLWNLTDRTPIAYHMTFPTNYNLANPQKEGIRCAQVKPERYELGITEIKSPAGNSIRCYSMERTLCDILRPQHAADIQVVSEAFNHYTDSNQKNIPLLSAYAARLGVEKRIRTYLEVLL; encoded by the coding sequence ATGACGCAACAAGCTGCTATCATGAACCTCGTCCATAAAAATAACGGTATGCTGACAACAGCCAAAGCGGTATCATCCGGTATTTCCCGCAGTATGTTGGCACATCTCGTCAAACGCGGACATTTACTCCGTCCTGCCCGCGGCGTATACACGCTGCCCGAAATATGGGAGGATGAATTCCTCAATCTGCAAACACGATTCAAACGCGGCGTCTTCTCACACGAAACGGCTCTCTTTCTCTGGAATCTGACGGATCGAACACCGATTGCCTACCATATGACTTTCCCCACAAACTACAATCTGGCAAATCCGCAAAAGGAAGGAATCCGCTGTGCGCAGGTAAAACCTGAGCGATATGAACTTGGCATTACAGAGATAAAATCTCCTGCAGGGAATTCGATACGCTGTTATTCTATGGAGCGTACGCTCTGTGATATCCTGCGACCGCAGCACGCTGCAGATATTCAAGTTGTCTCAGAAGCTTTCAACCACTATACGGACAGCAATCAGAAAAACATTCCCCTGCTCTCAGCGTATGCAGCTCGGCTCGGCGTCGAAAAAAGGATACGGACATATCTGGAGGTACTGCTTTGA
- the recN gene encoding DNA repair protein RecN, with protein sequence MLQSLRVWNFALLEEVAVEFGTGLNILTGETGAGKSILIDALGAILGQRISSDAIRSGCDALRVEAVFSCEGDAALAALLAEQEIEYEDELIILRKVARTGKGSILVNGSHVTLTFLKKLAPHLVDIHGQNENLALLREDAQRSLLEGGDEELQRLLAAYAEVYAGWKEKTRLRAERAEEIENIGERLDLLRWQEKEIAEAELNEGEDEELEAEIRRLSHSERLVENAGEASNLLSEDGEEGISVLSALSRITGALDEIARYDDGLSNAQTMIEEAYISLQEASYEVRDYLDAIDADPARLDRIQTRMDVIDRLKKKYGGSIVAVLERLTSVRSELECIDNYDTDMVQLDKDIAAFHERLEETAKSLTARRQAVGTVLSADIERELQGLGMPKARFRIVVTPEEKYTSRGADSLDMLFSANVGEAEKPIEKIASGGELSRIALAIKSIVAARDTGGTSMVFDEIDTGIGGRTAQMVAERIAFVAHYKQVLCITHLPQIACMADTHLYIAKSVKGESTVTQVEALSADERVREIARMASGDDVTEAALANAREMLAGAQQKKQVFQKKAKK encoded by the coding sequence ATGCTGCAAAGTCTGCGCGTATGGAATTTTGCATTGCTTGAGGAGGTTGCCGTCGAGTTCGGCACGGGGCTGAACATCCTCACGGGTGAGACCGGCGCGGGCAAATCCATTCTGATCGACGCACTCGGTGCGATACTCGGACAGCGCATCTCCTCTGACGCCATCCGAAGCGGTTGCGACGCCCTGCGCGTCGAGGCAGTATTCTCGTGTGAGGGGGATGCGGCACTCGCGGCGCTCCTCGCAGAGCAGGAGATCGAATACGAGGACGAACTCATCATCCTCCGCAAGGTTGCGCGCACGGGCAAGGGCTCCATCCTCGTCAACGGCAGCCACGTTACGTTGACCTTTCTCAAGAAGCTTGCCCCGCATCTCGTGGACATCCACGGACAGAACGAGAACCTTGCGCTCCTGCGTGAGGATGCGCAGCGGAGTCTCCTCGAGGGCGGAGATGAGGAGCTGCAAAGACTGCTCGCGGCATACGCCGAGGTCTATGCGGGCTGGAAGGAAAAGACACGCCTGCGCGCGGAGCGTGCGGAGGAGATCGAGAACATCGGCGAGCGTCTGGATCTCCTGCGCTGGCAGGAAAAGGAGATTGCGGAAGCGGAATTGAACGAGGGTGAGGATGAGGAACTCGAGGCGGAGATTCGCCGCCTCTCCCATTCGGAGCGCCTCGTTGAGAACGCCGGTGAGGCATCGAATCTGCTTAGTGAGGACGGAGAGGAGGGCATCTCCGTGCTCTCGGCACTCTCACGCATTACCGGCGCGCTCGATGAGATTGCGCGCTATGATGACGGGCTCTCGAATGCGCAGACGATGATCGAGGAGGCATACATCTCCCTGCAGGAGGCGTCCTACGAGGTGCGCGACTATCTGGACGCGATCGATGCCGATCCCGCGCGCCTCGACCGAATACAGACGCGCATGGACGTGATCGACCGCCTCAAAAAGAAGTACGGCGGCAGCATTGTCGCTGTACTCGAACGCCTCACCTCCGTCCGCAGCGAGCTCGAGTGCATCGACAACTATGATACCGACATGGTGCAGCTCGACAAGGACATTGCCGCATTCCACGAGCGTCTCGAGGAAACGGCAAAGTCGCTGACCGCACGTCGGCAGGCGGTCGGCACAGTGCTCTCTGCGGACATCGAACGCGAACTGCAGGGGCTGGGGATGCCGAAGGCACGGTTCCGTATCGTCGTCACGCCCGAGGAGAAATACACGAGTCGCGGCGCGGACAGCCTCGATATGCTATTTTCGGCGAATGTGGGCGAAGCGGAAAAGCCCATCGAGAAGATTGCCTCGGGCGGCGAGCTCTCACGCATTGCGCTCGCCATCAAGTCCATCGTCGCCGCACGCGACACGGGCGGGACGAGCATGGTTTTCGACGAGATCGACACGGGCATCGGCGGGCGCACCGCTCAGATGGTCGCCGAACGCATCGCCTTCGTCGCACATTACAAGCAGGTGCTCTGTATCACGCATCTGCCGCAGATCGCGTGTATGGCGGACACGCATCTCTACATCGCGAAATCTGTCAAAGGGGAGAGTACTGTGACACAGGTGGAGGCTCTCTCCGCCGATGAGCGCGTGCGCGAGATCGCACGCATGGCGTCGGGCGATGATGTCACGGAGGCGGCGCTTGCAAATGCGCGCGAAATGCTTGCGGGTGCACAGCAGAAGAAACAGGTCTTTCAGAAGAAAGCGAAGAAATGA
- a CDS encoding TlyA family RNA methyltransferase yields the protein MKKERLDVLLVEQGFAPSRERAKRLIMAGQVLVDEQRIDKAGTTVAIDVKLRVVGEDLPYVSRGGLKLAKGMEVFGAVLDGKTAADIGASTGGFTDCMLQNGAAKVYAIDVGYGQLDWKLRTDVRVVNMERTNIRNVTLETLGETLGFASIDVAFISLDKVLPVVRALLAEGGEVIALIKPQFEAGKERVGKNGVVRDPAVHEDVIRQVLAVARAQDFRTAGLTYSPVKGPKGNIEYLLYLKTQGEDVEMDDVFVREIVSEAHRRLDGRGNEH from the coding sequence TTGAAAAAAGAGCGGTTGGATGTCCTGCTCGTGGAGCAGGGATTTGCGCCGAGTCGGGAGCGCGCAAAGCGACTCATCATGGCGGGGCAGGTGCTCGTGGACGAGCAGCGCATCGACAAGGCGGGCACAACGGTTGCGATCGATGTGAAGCTGCGTGTCGTGGGGGAGGATCTGCCCTATGTCAGCCGCGGCGGACTGAAACTCGCAAAGGGGATGGAGGTCTTCGGCGCTGTGCTCGATGGAAAAACGGCGGCGGATATCGGTGCATCGACGGGCGGATTCACGGACTGTATGCTGCAAAACGGTGCGGCAAAGGTCTATGCGATCGACGTCGGCTACGGGCAGCTCGACTGGAAGCTGCGGACAGACGTGCGGGTTGTCAATATGGAACGCACGAACATCCGCAATGTCACGCTCGAGACGTTGGGGGAGACGCTGGGCTTTGCCTCGATTGACGTGGCGTTCATCTCTCTGGACAAGGTGCTGCCTGTTGTGCGGGCGCTGCTCGCAGAGGGCGGCGAGGTCATTGCGCTCATCAAGCCGCAGTTCGAGGCGGGCAAGGAGCGCGTGGGCAAGAACGGCGTTGTGCGCGATCCCGCCGTGCATGAGGATGTCATTCGGCAGGTGCTTGCTGTCGCACGTGCACAGGACTTTCGGACTGCGGGGTTGACGTATTCGCCCGTGAAAGGACCAAAGGGGAACATCGAATACCTCCTATATCTGAAAACGCAGGGGGAGGATGTGGAAATGGATGATGTGTTTGTGCGCGAGATCGTGTCAGAGGCACATCGCAGGCTGGATGGACGAGGTAATGAGCATTGA